The following coding sequences lie in one Methanohalophilus levihalophilus genomic window:
- a CDS encoding cobalt-precorrin-5B (C(1))-methyltransferase, translated as MIDPVNKSKIPEEWMAKSSLPRDELEEGIKNGMLVLLSDGSVLKRGYTTGTTAAAAAKAAVLSLGKEVSDFSVPTPSGVRANFTVIEAKDGYAKVAKIQNDHETDITRGLEFVGQAKPSDTILITAGEGVGIVTRGGLQVKKGFPAINPKPLAQIRAAVEEAVEELGLSGAEVEISLPKGKEIGKQTLNSTIGVEGGISILGTTGFVEPWNDHLGEMKSELISSSPKVVLTTGRIGIRYSTMLFPDYTVVLAGSRISEGLEAVTGEAVICGLPGLVLKWGDPEILKDTGFATVSEMVETEPDGEHLKAAFRKTVEKANGARVVVVDRDGTVLMDSEDFE; from the coding sequence ATGATCGACCCCGTGAACAAATCAAAAATCCCCGAAGAATGGATGGCCAAATCCAGTTTACCAAGAGATGAGCTGGAAGAAGGCATCAAAAATGGTATGCTTGTTTTATTGAGTGATGGTTCTGTACTAAAACGTGGATATACGACAGGAACAACAGCTGCTGCAGCAGCCAAGGCTGCCGTTCTTTCTCTCGGGAAAGAAGTTTCCGATTTTTCTGTACCTACTCCCTCAGGTGTACGTGCAAATTTCACTGTGATTGAGGCAAAGGATGGCTATGCAAAGGTTGCCAAGATACAGAACGATCATGAAACAGATATAACAAGGGGCCTTGAATTTGTAGGTCAGGCAAAACCTTCTGATACTATTTTGATAACTGCCGGTGAAGGTGTGGGAATTGTCACAAGAGGTGGCTTGCAGGTGAAGAAAGGTTTCCCTGCAATTAATCCTAAACCTCTGGCACAGATCAGGGCTGCCGTTGAGGAAGCCGTCGAGGAACTTGGTCTTTCCGGAGCAGAAGTGGAAATATCCCTCCCTAAAGGTAAAGAAATCGGAAAACAAACATTAAATTCCACAATTGGTGTTGAGGGTGGCATTTCAATTCTCGGAACTACCGGTTTTGTGGAGCCATGGAACGATCATCTTGGAGAGATGAAAAGTGAGCTAATAAGCTCCTCTCCAAAAGTTGTACTTACAACGGGGCGTATCGGCATTCGCTATTCCACAATGCTGTTCCCTGATTACACTGTTGTACTTGCAGGTAGTCGGATTTCTGAAGGCCTGGAAGCTGTAACCGGTGAAGCAGTAATATGCGGATTGCCGGGACTTGTTCTTAAATGGGGAGATCCTGAAATCCTCAAAGACACGGGCTTTGCTACTGTTTCTGAAATGGTTGAAACCGAACCAGACGGAGAACATCTCAAGGCTGCATTCAGGAAAACCGTTGAAAAAGCAAACGGTGCACGTGTTGTTGTCGTTGATAGAGATGGAACAGTCCTGATGGATAGTGAGGACTTCGAATGA
- a CDS encoding DUF4231 domain-containing protein, with translation MTNDVDATQSTAEKYLENRLEQYRSWYDNKAVKMKRRYQFTQALAAIGAVLVPVVNNISFEASIGNLNLDYARVSVTVIGILVALAIALEGVFHYREQWKNYRSTEQYLETQKQLFVHRIGDYSDLADTDAFKLLVNRIEGAIAEENAVTLNILTRVESNNG, from the coding sequence ATGACCAATGACGTAGATGCTACACAAAGCACTGCTGAAAAATACCTTGAAAACAGACTTGAACAATACAGATCATGGTATGATAATAAAGCCGTGAAGATGAAGAGAAGATATCAGTTTACTCAGGCTCTGGCAGCAATTGGGGCGGTTCTGGTTCCTGTTGTCAACAATATATCTTTCGAAGCATCAATTGGAAACTTAAATCTGGATTATGCAAGAGTGTCTGTAACAGTTATTGGAATTCTGGTAGCCCTCGCAATTGCTCTTGAAGGTGTTTTCCACTACAGGGAACAATGGAAAAATTACCGTTCAACAGAGCAATATCTGGAAACACAGAAACAACTGTTTGTTCATAGAATTGGGGATTATTCTGATCTTGCTGATACAGATGCTTTCAAGCTTCTGGTGAACCGCATTGAGGGAGCTATCGCGGAAGAGAATGCAGTAACTTTGAACATACTGACAAGGGTTGAATCCAATAACGGATAA
- a CDS encoding cobalt-precorrin-7 (C(5))-methyltransferase, whose protein sequence is MIIVGVGVGPNMLTEEAIEAISNASEVYGSPRSLELASKYINGEGQKIKDYKNLHLLPKDAVVLSTGDPMFSGLGKFAGEGDKIIPGISSIQVACAKTGANMAGLAIITAHGRDPAPAKKEFLEQINLGKNIFLLPADTFGSTEVAEILKDKGIEASIYVCENFGYPEERIAQGTVNVPPVAKTSLHCVVVVF, encoded by the coding sequence ATGATCATTGTGGGTGTAGGCGTAGGCCCGAACATGCTTACCGAGGAAGCTATTGAAGCCATAAGCAACGCTTCCGAGGTTTATGGTTCTCCAAGGTCACTTGAGCTTGCATCCAAGTACATCAATGGGGAAGGGCAGAAAATAAAGGACTACAAAAACCTACACCTTCTCCCAAAGGACGCTGTTGTACTTTCCACAGGTGACCCGATGTTTTCGGGATTGGGAAAGTTTGCCGGTGAAGGCGACAAAATAATTCCGGGTATTTCTTCAATTCAGGTTGCATGTGCAAAAACGGGCGCTAATATGGCAGGACTTGCAATCATAACGGCCCATGGAAGGGACCCTGCCCCTGCAAAGAAAGAGTTTCTTGAGCAAATCAATCTGGGAAAAAACATTTTCCTTCTTCCTGCCGACACATTCGGATCAACCGAAGTTGCTGAAATCCTGAAAGACAAGGGAATTGAAGCCAGCATTTACGTGTGCGAGAATTTCGGATATCCCGAAGAGCGTATTGCCCAGGGAACTGTAAATGTTCCACCGGTAGCGAAAACCTCTCTTCATTGTGTTGTAGTTGTTTTTTAA
- a CDS encoding energy-coupling factor ABC transporter permease, with protein sequence MHIFEGFLPGPWWQIWFAISIPVIFFGMYRMNKLISERRELLPLLAVAGAFIFVLSSLKLPSVTGSSSHPTGTGMAAILFGPAITAVLGTIVLLYQSLFLAHGGFTTLGANVASMGIIGPVVAYVIYKAGMKANMNFYVVVFLATAFADWATYVVTSIQLALAFPAEVGGSMASFQAFAAIFATTQVPLAIMEGALTALVFKYIVQVKSDALVELKVITAETVEKLRGVVA encoded by the coding sequence ATGCATATATTTGAAGGTTTTTTACCCGGCCCGTGGTGGCAGATCTGGTTTGCAATCTCCATCCCGGTAATATTCTTTGGTATGTACAGAATGAACAAACTCATCAGTGAAAGACGCGAACTTCTGCCTCTTCTGGCGGTTGCAGGTGCATTTATCTTTGTATTATCTTCACTGAAACTCCCATCAGTTACCGGTAGTTCTTCCCATCCAACAGGAACAGGAATGGCTGCAATTCTTTTCGGTCCGGCAATAACTGCCGTACTCGGTACAATTGTATTGCTCTACCAGTCTCTCTTCCTTGCACATGGTGGATTTACAACTCTTGGTGCCAATGTGGCTTCAATGGGTATCATCGGTCCTGTGGTTGCTTACGTGATTTACAAGGCAGGAATGAAAGCCAATATGAACTTCTATGTCGTAGTTTTCCTTGCAACTGCCTTTGCTGACTGGGCAACGTATGTGGTAACATCGATACAGCTTGCTTTAGCCTTCCCGGCGGAGGTCGGGGGATCGATGGCCTCGTTCCAGGCATTTGCAGCGATTTTCGCCACCACACAGGTGCCTCTGGCAATTATGGAAGGAGCGCTCACCGCACTTGTATTCAAGTACATCGTTCAGGTCAAGAGTGATGCACTTGTGGAACTAAAAGTGATAACAGCTGAGACGGTTGAGAAACTAAGAGGTGTAGTAGCATGA
- the mutL gene encoding DNA mismatch repair endonuclease MutL: MDDNRRIHILDEATINKIAAGEVIERPASIVKELIENSIDASATDVRVEVRGSGSKLTSVLDNGEGMSREDAEIAFNKHATSKIRNIEDIEEVQTMGFRGEALSSIAAVAHVELVSRKHDALSGVKVQVTGGIVEDVSEIGSSPGTKIVVKDLFYNTPARRKYLKSARTELSHITDTVMRLALANPNVSFTLVSEGRVILRAPAGDIFDRIIQLLGSDIAKTMLPVKYEGELVKVSGFISKPEISRTGKDMQYFFVNGRSIASAAMSNAVLMGYYSLLPKGRQPLAVLNVSVNLKEVDVNVHPAKRHVRFSRESDVMDELTRAVEDALANQELIPEVKLKSSKKAQFQMPLNPEKPMIEAESPAVPVVKESKAAYRASAKDTEKRIRRSERTFLDEAPESIRIALKDMKIIGQVHDLYIIVESEDGLMLIDQHAAHERIMYEQIRRKASSGWQELLEPLTIDLTPREKAIMQEYIPYFEEMGFALSEFGPNTYIITAVPHVFGKVQDPSGIRDMVSEILSTGRIKDKNNIYDHMYKTMACRAAIKAGAPCTIEQMTNLLEQLEKAENPFTCPHGRPTIISLTMDELAKLFKRTG; the protein is encoded by the coding sequence ATGGATGACAATCGTCGCATACATATACTGGACGAAGCAACCATCAATAAAATAGCCGCAGGAGAGGTAATAGAGCGCCCGGCATCGATCGTCAAGGAGCTTATCGAAAATTCAATTGACGCTTCTGCTACCGATGTTCGAGTGGAAGTGAGGGGGTCTGGTTCGAAACTAACGTCCGTACTTGACAACGGTGAAGGCATGAGCCGTGAAGATGCCGAAATTGCATTCAACAAACACGCAACAAGCAAAATAAGGAACATTGAGGATATTGAAGAAGTCCAGACCATGGGTTTCAGGGGCGAGGCTCTCTCATCAATTGCCGCTGTTGCCCACGTTGAACTTGTGAGCAGGAAACACGATGCCCTTTCAGGTGTGAAGGTTCAGGTAACCGGGGGGATTGTTGAGGATGTTAGTGAAATTGGTTCTTCCCCCGGAACAAAAATTGTGGTAAAAGATCTTTTCTATAACACACCTGCAAGACGCAAGTATCTCAAAAGTGCAAGAACTGAGCTTTCCCATATTACCGATACTGTCATGCGTCTGGCACTTGCCAATCCAAATGTATCGTTTACTTTGGTGAGTGAGGGTAGGGTCATACTCCGTGCGCCGGCAGGTGATATATTTGACAGGATAATACAGTTACTTGGAAGTGATATTGCAAAAACAATGCTTCCGGTGAAGTATGAAGGAGAACTTGTCAAAGTTTCGGGTTTCATTTCAAAACCTGAGATTAGCAGAACCGGAAAGGATATGCAGTACTTTTTCGTGAACGGACGCAGCATTGCTTCGGCAGCTATGAGCAATGCTGTGCTTATGGGATATTATTCACTTCTTCCTAAAGGACGACAGCCACTTGCTGTTCTCAATGTGAGTGTAAATCTCAAGGAAGTGGATGTCAATGTGCATCCTGCAAAACGCCATGTTCGTTTTAGTCGTGAATCCGATGTGATGGATGAACTTACCCGGGCCGTGGAAGATGCCCTTGCAAATCAGGAACTGATTCCCGAAGTGAAACTCAAAAGTTCTAAAAAAGCACAATTCCAGATGCCTTTGAACCCTGAGAAACCGATGATAGAAGCTGAAAGTCCTGCTGTACCGGTTGTGAAAGAAAGCAAAGCTGCTTACAGGGCATCGGCAAAAGATACCGAAAAGCGCATCAGGAGATCAGAAAGAACGTTTTTGGACGAAGCTCCTGAAAGTATCCGTATTGCTTTGAAGGACATGAAAATCATAGGGCAGGTACATGATCTTTACATAATTGTGGAGTCCGAAGACGGGCTTATGCTGATTGATCAGCATGCTGCACATGAAAGGATAATGTATGAGCAGATACGCAGGAAGGCGTCAAGTGGCTGGCAGGAACTTCTGGAGCCTTTGACAATTGATTTGACTCCTCGCGAAAAGGCGATAATGCAGGAGTATATACCTTACTTTGAAGAGATGGGTTTTGCCCTTTCGGAATTCGGCCCTAATACTTACATCATAACTGCAGTACCACATGTTTTTGGGAAAGTTCAGGATCCGTCGGGAATCCGGGACATGGTTTCTGAAATTCTTTCAACAGGCCGGATCAAGGATAAGAATAACATTTATGATCACATGTACAAGACGATGGCCTGCAGGGCTGCGATTAAGGCCGGAGCTCCATGCACGATTGAGCAGATGACCAATCTGCTGGAGCAACTCGAAAAGGCTGAAAACCCATTTACATGTCCCCACGGACGGCCGACAATTATCAGCCTTACCATGGATGAACTTGCCAAACTCTTCAAGAGAACAGGTTGA
- the mutS gene encoding DNA mismatch repair protein MutS, which produces MSKLTPAMEQYYSAKKEHPDALIFFRMGDFYESFGEDAKTISRELEITLTSRGKGKDGSKMPLAGIPYHAIDNYLPRLVKKGYKVAICEQLEDPKKAKGVVKRGVVRVVTPGTAIDSSILTDSANNYLMAMSQEKDNFGISFLDVSTGEFLTTSIQDDFPYDGVAAEISRMHPAELILPTSLMEETKLVRRLEELNLIVHEFVSEAFDTEIGRQKLMDHFGVKTLEGMGCDNLPAAISSAAAALEYATETQMRELGHVQTLKTYSSSEYMVLDSITLRNLEVVRNVRGDGKEATLLKVLDETSTPMGSRTLLKWLTKPLLDVDDINRRLDAVEEFSSNTMMRFDVRSHLSYVRDIERLVGRVVYGNGNARDLVALKKSMQSVGPILESMDSDTHSFLLHESIDTLNSFSAREELIDLIDRAIVEEPPLSVREGGVIKRGYNAELDELREVSSNAKSWIASFQQQEKERTGIKSLKVGYNKVIGYYIEVTKTNISQIPEDYIRKQTMTNAERFFTPQLKEWESKILSADEKMIALEHRIFTEISSYVASFSRELQETASCLGTLDVLACLAEVAANNNYVRPSITNDCKVLVREGRHPVVEDSVEGGFVPNDIEMDCSDSQFLLITGPNMAGKSTYMRQVALIVIMAQAGSFVPASHASVGIVDRVFTRVGAFDDLASGQSTFMVEMVELANILNNATSRSLVLLDEIGRGTSTYDGYSIAKAVVEYIHNKGRVGVRSLFATHYHQLTDIASQLKRVKNYHIAVKEEGDELVFLRKIVPGATDKSYGIHVARLAGVPRKVTQRSLEILNDIENESIISKENTAEKRRSSTAKYTQVLLFDPYAGQEPDYSMEILDEIRDIDLNNMTPIESFTKLHEIQKKIKENELNG; this is translated from the coding sequence ATGAGCAAACTAACGCCTGCTATGGAGCAGTACTACAGTGCAAAAAAAGAGCATCCTGATGCCCTGATTTTTTTCAGGATGGGCGATTTTTACGAGTCCTTCGGTGAGGATGCGAAAACAATTTCCCGGGAGCTTGAGATTACTCTTACCAGCAGGGGAAAAGGAAAAGACGGCTCAAAAATGCCTCTTGCAGGCATCCCCTATCATGCAATTGACAATTATCTTCCCCGCCTTGTGAAAAAAGGCTACAAGGTAGCCATTTGCGAACAACTCGAAGACCCCAAGAAAGCAAAAGGTGTTGTAAAGCGGGGAGTTGTCCGTGTTGTAACCCCCGGAACTGCTATTGATTCTTCTATTCTTACTGATTCTGCCAATAATTACCTCATGGCAATGTCACAGGAAAAGGATAACTTCGGGATATCCTTCCTTGACGTATCTACCGGGGAATTCCTGACCACCAGTATACAGGATGATTTTCCTTACGATGGTGTTGCAGCCGAAATATCGCGTATGCATCCAGCAGAACTGATTCTTCCCACAAGTCTAATGGAGGAGACAAAGCTTGTTCGGCGACTTGAGGAACTGAATCTCATTGTCCATGAGTTTGTCTCAGAAGCTTTTGATACTGAAATCGGAAGGCAAAAACTGATGGATCACTTCGGCGTCAAGACGCTGGAAGGCATGGGTTGTGACAATCTTCCCGCAGCAATTTCATCAGCTGCTGCAGCCCTTGAATATGCAACAGAGACGCAGATGCGGGAATTGGGTCATGTCCAGACACTCAAGACATATTCAAGCTCTGAGTACATGGTTCTGGATTCAATCACCCTGAGAAACCTTGAGGTTGTAAGAAATGTGAGAGGAGATGGCAAGGAAGCAACATTGCTGAAAGTGCTGGACGAAACCTCTACTCCCATGGGCAGCAGGACTCTTTTGAAGTGGCTTACCAAACCATTGCTTGATGTAGATGACATCAACAGGCGCCTCGATGCGGTTGAGGAATTCAGCAGCAATACCATGATGCGATTTGATGTACGCTCACATCTTTCCTATGTAAGGGATATAGAAAGGCTGGTGGGAAGGGTTGTTTACGGTAACGGGAATGCCCGGGATCTCGTAGCTCTCAAGAAATCCATGCAATCCGTAGGTCCAATTCTGGAATCAATGGACTCGGATACTCACAGTTTTCTATTACATGAATCAATTGATACCTTAAACTCATTTTCTGCAAGGGAAGAACTTATTGATCTCATTGACCGTGCAATTGTTGAAGAACCGCCCCTCTCTGTCCGTGAGGGAGGGGTGATCAAGCGGGGCTACAATGCCGAACTGGATGAACTGAGGGAAGTCTCCAGCAATGCAAAATCATGGATTGCATCTTTCCAGCAACAGGAGAAAGAGAGGACAGGTATCAAATCCCTGAAGGTTGGATACAACAAAGTCATAGGCTATTATATAGAGGTCACAAAAACGAACATTTCCCAGATTCCTGAAGATTACATTCGCAAGCAGACCATGACCAATGCCGAGCGATTCTTCACTCCCCAGCTCAAGGAGTGGGAGAGCAAGATACTATCTGCTGACGAAAAAATGATTGCTCTGGAGCACCGGATTTTCACGGAAATATCATCTTATGTTGCCTCTTTTTCCCGGGAATTACAGGAGACTGCATCATGCCTGGGAACACTCGATGTGCTTGCTTGTCTTGCTGAGGTAGCAGCCAACAATAACTATGTCCGGCCGAGCATCACAAACGATTGCAAAGTACTTGTTCGTGAGGGAAGGCATCCGGTAGTTGAGGATTCTGTTGAAGGAGGTTTTGTACCCAATGATATTGAGATGGATTGCTCTGACAGCCAGTTCCTCCTGATAACAGGCCCCAACATGGCAGGAAAGTCTACCTACATGCGACAGGTTGCCCTGATAGTAATTATGGCACAGGCGGGTTCCTTTGTACCTGCATCCCACGCTTCCGTCGGGATTGTTGACAGGGTTTTCACAAGGGTTGGAGCCTTCGACGATCTTGCAAGCGGGCAGAGTACCTTCATGGTGGAAATGGTAGAGCTTGCCAATATCCTGAACAATGCAACCTCAAGAAGTCTTGTCCTGCTGGATGAAATCGGTAGGGGTACAAGCACCTATGATGGCTACAGTATTGCCAAGGCAGTCGTGGAGTATATTCATAACAAGGGACGTGTTGGAGTAAGATCGCTTTTTGCAACCCACTACCACCAGCTTACGGATATAGCATCCCAGCTCAAAAGGGTGAAAAATTACCATATTGCTGTTAAAGAGGAAGGCGATGAATTGGTTTTCCTGCGCAAGATTGTTCCCGGTGCTACGGATAAGAGCTATGGTATCCATGTTGCCAGGCTTGCAGGAGTTCCTCGCAAGGTTACACAGCGCTCCCTTGAAATTCTTAACGATATTGAAAATGAGAGTATAATCAGCAAGGAAAACACCGCTGAGAAAAGGCGCAGCTCAACCGCTAAATATACACAGGTTTTGCTCTTTGATCCCTATGCCGGTCAGGAACCTGACTACAGCATGGAAATACTTGATGAAATACGGGATATTGATCTCAATAACATGACCCCGATTGAATCTTTTACAAAGCTTCATGAAATCCAGAAGAAGATAAAGGAGAACGAGCTCAATGGATGA
- a CDS encoding energy-coupling factor ABC transporter ATP-binding protein: MTILETQGLKFSYPDGTKAIKGLDIKLMKGKKIAFVGQNGSGKSTLFLLLNGTLKPTEGNILFDGKEVQYDSKSLKEIRQKVGIIFQNSDDQIFAPTVYQDIAFGPSNLGHSNKIVEAKVNEMLGYFGIEELKDRPPHHLSGGQKKRVAIAGVVAMEPEVVILDEPLANLDPVGADELMDILNELNHMGTTLIISTHDVDLAYKWADYVFFLVKGEIIGEGKPSEVFRDHELLRKSHLRLPVTFDIYREIERRNLAHSQRNPRTVPDIVNALKPPDLMWVDVPPETQEGDELNLGILYGDYALESPYEAVNGKVLHIHPEGKAIVELTRHGFKAGGITIYDMDGFDSKAFDEFIQNDGIDVIGAMGKRSKTLAEQNSIAVDISSGVIDRAILMALCGKRCMILTNGGMIPHSLNRINEYVDRSGIAISVSVANPQ, from the coding sequence ATGACAATACTCGAAACACAGGGTCTTAAATTCTCATATCCTGATGGAACAAAGGCGATTAAGGGCCTTGACATCAAACTGATGAAAGGAAAAAAGATAGCTTTTGTCGGGCAAAACGGTTCAGGTAAATCAACCCTTTTCCTTCTTCTCAACGGCACCCTGAAACCTACAGAGGGCAATATTCTCTTTGATGGAAAAGAGGTTCAATACGATTCCAAATCCCTTAAGGAAATACGCCAGAAAGTGGGCATAATTTTCCAGAATTCAGATGATCAGATTTTTGCTCCCACGGTTTACCAGGATATTGCTTTTGGTCCTTCCAATCTCGGTCACAGCAATAAAATTGTCGAGGCAAAAGTCAATGAAATGCTGGGCTACTTCGGTATTGAGGAACTCAAAGACAGGCCTCCTCACCATTTGAGTGGAGGACAGAAGAAAAGGGTTGCAATTGCCGGTGTTGTGGCAATGGAACCAGAAGTTGTCATTCTGGATGAACCTCTCGCAAATCTGGACCCGGTTGGTGCTGATGAATTAATGGATATTCTAAATGAACTCAACCATATGGGAACAACCCTTATCATTTCGACTCATGATGTCGATCTTGCCTACAAGTGGGCAGATTATGTTTTCTTCCTTGTGAAAGGTGAGATTATAGGGGAAGGTAAACCCTCGGAGGTTTTCAGGGATCATGAATTACTCCGGAAATCTCATTTGCGCCTTCCGGTCACTTTCGATATTTATCGTGAGATAGAAAGGCGGAATCTTGCACATTCACAGCGGAATCCCCGGACAGTACCTGATATTGTAAACGCACTCAAACCACCTGATTTGATGTGGGTGGATGTTCCCCCGGAGACACAGGAAGGGGATGAACTTAACCTTGGAATCCTTTACGGTGACTATGCCCTTGAATCTCCTTACGAAGCTGTAAATGGAAAGGTCTTACACATTCATCCCGAAGGAAAGGCAATCGTTGAACTCACAAGACATGGGTTCAAGGCTGGCGGGATTACAATTTACGATATGGATGGATTTGATTCCAAAGCCTTTGACGAATTTATACAGAACGACGGAATTGACGTAATCGGAGCCATGGGTAAGCGCAGCAAAACCCTTGCAGAACAGAATTCTATTGCCGTGGATATTTCTTCGGGTGTCATTGACAGGGCTATTCTCATGGCATTGTGCGGCAAAAGATGTATGATACTGACAAACGGCGGGATGATTCCCCACTCGTTGAATCGTATCAATGAGTATGTAGACAGAAGTGGAATTGCAATCAGCGTATCTGTTGCAAATCCACAATGA
- a CDS encoding energy-coupling factor ABC transporter substrate-binding protein encodes MKGELIFGALALLFIASFFYGMALNPGSEFGGADGAAEDVIAEVNPDYEPWIGNLGFEPPGGETESLLFALQAAIGAVVIGYFFGYYRGKGQSQQ; translated from the coding sequence ATGAAAGGTGAACTGATCTTTGGAGCTCTAGCCCTTCTTTTTATTGCTTCTTTCTTCTATGGAATGGCATTAAACCCCGGATCCGAATTCGGTGGTGCAGATGGTGCAGCCGAGGATGTTATTGCAGAAGTAAACCCTGATTATGAGCCCTGGATTGGCAACCTCGGTTTCGAGCCACCAGGCGGTGAAACTGAAAGCTTGCTCTTTGCTCTTCAGGCAGCAATCGGTGCTGTAGTAATCGGTTATTTCTTCGGTTACTACAGGGGAAAAGGTCAGTCTCAACAATGA
- the cbiQ gene encoding cobalt ECF transporter T component CbiQ, whose protein sequence is MTKMLDDYALMSPLRHTNNWLKIGLVFFGILMGVSSTSPVVPFLIALCMGVATVLIAKMPLKDYLKMLSAPASFVILSVIIIAFFFGGGRELFGFDIFSYRVGINIEGLEMAFLVFSRTLGGMTCLFFLALTTPMVELFAVLKKSRLPDSFIEVSMMMYRYIFVFLEVALSIKYAQTVRLGYKDLRTSLNSLAMLASTLFLRSWEQGEKIFVSMNARCYDGKMAFYEETRPLKASEALLTLCYVSVIVAVWYISNGVGGRW, encoded by the coding sequence ATGACAAAAATGCTGGATGATTATGCTCTCATGAGTCCTTTGCGCCATACAAATAATTGGCTTAAGATAGGACTGGTATTTTTCGGAATTCTCATGGGCGTATCATCAACTTCACCTGTAGTTCCTTTTTTGATAGCTTTATGCATGGGAGTTGCAACGGTCTTAATCGCTAAGATGCCTTTGAAAGATTACTTGAAAATGCTGTCAGCTCCGGCTTCTTTTGTAATTCTCAGCGTAATTATCATCGCCTTTTTCTTTGGAGGAGGACGGGAACTCTTTGGTTTTGATATATTCAGCTACAGAGTGGGAATCAATATAGAAGGGCTTGAAATGGCCTTTCTTGTTTTCTCCAGAACACTTGGTGGAATGACATGTTTGTTCTTCCTCGCATTGACAACACCTATGGTTGAGCTCTTCGCAGTGCTCAAAAAATCAAGACTTCCGGATTCGTTTATCGAAGTTTCCATGATGATGTACCGTTACATCTTTGTTTTCCTGGAAGTTGCATTGAGCATCAAATATGCCCAGACTGTTCGCCTTGGCTACAAGGATCTGAGAACTTCACTTAATTCCCTTGCCATGCTCGCATCGACCCTTTTTTTGAGATCATGGGAGCAGGGTGAGAAAATATTTGTTTCAATGAATGCAAGATGCTACGACGGAAAAATGGCCTTCTATGAAGAGACAAGGCCTTTAAAGGCCTCGGAAGCTCTTTTGACGCTTTGCTATGTATCCGTAATTGTGGCTGTGTGGTATATTTCCAATGGGGTAGGAGGACGGTGGTAA